The segment TCCAACGGGTCTCACCCGACGGACCTCACCCACATAACatccatgcaagagtcacaaagacaaaagCACATAATGACACTTAGTTTCATAtggtatagtaagaagactcacctcacaggtAAAGCAGACAGTCACCACAACTTATAGGAAAAGACAAGTTTGGTTTTGATAAGCAGTGGCGATACCATATGGATACCATTAAGGGTGAGCGaggtgcggttcggtgcggttattgGCCAAAATCTCACCACTAACTGCAAATGAGGTTAATCCATTTTTGAAACCGCTTGGtgtggttatttttgcggtgcggttaggcGATTATTTTTtcagtgtgttttttttttttttttttttttgtgtttcggttattaaccgcatggatttggtgtggttattttgtgtggtttgtAACCGCAGTttagagttcaaacatattacttgtactaataaaaaaacaataaggtataagacaattaacttaaatcacaacaactaatatcttaaaatcGTGAAATcactagtaattaacaataaatatcttacaATTGTCAAATTTCACCGTTTTCCATAGTTAAGCTGTAACGTCCTCATAAATCATGAATAAAATTTTCGTTTGTAACCGTCAAATATTCATATCATCCATAAAAAGGATGTCAGtttgaaaatagttattagagtacaatcccaaaatcataaatatgtaAAACATGGGTGGattcactgcaatcagaccgggcCCTTTCTCTTCAAgctggaaatacctgaaacataaacttaaaccgtaaacacaaagcttagtgagtttccctaaaataccacatactatacatacaATGGGCCTCACCCAGTATTGGGCCCCGCCTAGTACAAATTTGTCCATAGCATGTGATGGGCCCCACCCAACACACTCATCAGGCCTCGCatggcatcaggccccgcccggtaaacatacaatacatgcaagagtcacacaggcAACTAGCATTCTAATAACAATAATCAATGagacgacattggtgccttagactcgccAACattgtgagaaaactcacctcagtcaAATGATGAACAGTCACACACGCAGGCTGCTGTTACAATGGTTCCTTAAATAAACACGTTTAAACTAACCTGAAAAAATAATCAGGGTAATAATCCTTAATAAATGGCCCAAATTATCATCTATCATGCTAAaactaaaagaccattttacccttctctttAGTGACCCATCTAACCAATGACCCAAGCCCCTAAAGATCCAAAACCCAAGGCCCGCAAATGGCCCAAAAGGCCCTTTGGTGAGTAGGTCATGCATACCACCATTACGCTACACATACATACCTTAACATCAAGGGGAAAGAACGGGTTTCGAACATGTTACACTAAGTGTATGCATATGTATCCCTCGTGTACTCCTCTGATGGCTAAGATTCACTTTAACCACTTAATGCCTTAATTCCAAATCACAGATCTTGCTCTTGGGAAACGTCTTAAATGATAAAGTCATCAACttgatgcctttgcatggctcaaagaGGCCCAACACCCATTTTTAACATTCTAACTCCATAATATGAACATCGACTCTTGCATGGTTGAGTTAAAGACAtcaagatgccatttttatgcATTAGGGACCTCAAAAACATCAAGATCTACTATCCTAAGCTTCTGAAGTAGCTTATACTCACATGAATCAACCTAATGGACCAAAATATGCCAAAAACCCTAAACTAACTAGATCTAAGAGACGAATCAACAaagttgagactttatacctccgaGAGAATGGTCAAAGTGAGCAAGGTCTGAATCTACAAGCTTCAAATCAACAAGTGCTTCTCTAAACGGTTCTTCTTTCTTCAAGATGTACGAAAAACACACCAAAACTCACATAATGCTTAATACTCTCTAAAAAAAGGCTAGGATTTTGTGGGAAATGCTTTGGGACGAAGGAGGTTGATGATGGAAAAGGTCTTGAGTttataagatgcttaaatagggtccaaaccctaaattttagggtttgccccTGGCTCGAGTACGCCTTGTGTACTctaggtacacccagcgtactaggggGAAAACCTCGTGCCCAAGATTCAACAAGGTACGCCCCCGTGTAATAGGCTATTATGCAAAATAAAtaaacacttagaattttaaggAATCTACTTGGGAAGTGGGAattacataaacataacaaaaaaccaaCAATTTTGTCTTCTAGAATTTTATCTTTCTTTCATCAATGaaacttgttttatttttaacatttaatatattaataattaataaaaaaaaattgtatataatatatgtggtgcggtgcggtttttgaaaactaataaccgtATCGCACCGCATATTTGTGGTTTTTGAAAAATCAGAAAACTTCACCATcagtttttattgcggttgcggtttatgAAGTTTTACAGTTAATTTTGACCGCGGTACGGTTTTTACTCACCCCTACCATTTCCTCTTCGTGTTACCATGATAGATTTGACTTAGGTGAGTTAGTCAAGCCGATGCTCCTATTCTATTCTATCTTTTCTCCGGTACAATGTGTTTAAAACTTTGTATTAAAAGAATTTAGGTTGGGAGGATGAATTTTTATTGTTgcgattaaaaaggtttaaaatatttaaaaaaaaatgatgtgaCATTTAAATAGTACGTTGGTCGGAACGGATGAAAGAGATACTCGTTCCACCAGTTTCTCTCCACCTATTTGATTTGATAGTTATCAAATAGTAATCACAATTTACAATATGCTTTTATGAATGGTTTATTAAGATAGCAACACCATTTTTATGATAGTAACAACaccatttataattttatattatcaTGTTTCTTTTTATAGATGGTGACGTCTTCCTACATTATAAGACTAAGACGATATTTTAATAtggaaaaatcaaatatttttttattatttagtttATATTAATCTTTCTATTCATATAAAATCATTTCATGTGtaatctattaatttttttttcttaatttcttCTTTGATTTTGATATTTGGCTTGGTCtaatgtataaaaaaaattaaaaaaaaaaaaaaaagatatttgaTTTCTCATTAATATGTCATTTACACAAATTAAACCCACATGAGTTTTTCATGGATAAAACTGTGTCATATCTCGTGGATACACTCTTCAAAAAAATGAGAATAATCAATGTCAAAATTATAAGTTTTTCATCTTTTAtatagataacaagtatatgtATTCATAATATAAGTTACTTCTTTTACACTTTAATAGTAAAAGATTGAATATTTTTCTGTAATTTTAATTTTATGAGACTTTTTTAAGAATCATCCACACTTACTATAaatttttttgataaataattatttaagataGTGTTTTTAAGACATTTATCTATAAACCTTGTTATTATTGGTATTTTCGACATGGTTATTTATTATAGGTCATTTCGTTGCTCAATTCATATGACTTGCTTACTAAACATTagatattttacatatataagtttactctgaaaaaaaaaaataataaaccataACATCTGAGTTGTTCACGTTAACTCACCCTAAGACCCATGGTAAACTAACGATGTTGTTGGGTATGCTAgggttatgaaaaaaaaatagacATCATTGTGTATGATAAAAGCGATTATATACGAATCAACTTTATTTTATGTAGTAGCGATTTATCTATTTCTGTatatattttatactttcaaaaatatTTAATACGGCTAATTGATGTGCCTTTGATTGTCCTCTCTTTTCCCTCTCGACCTCAAGTTTTTATTTAGTATGAATCAtcatattttaaatttatttttgttgGTTGGCTTCTTAAATGTAAATATATATTAATGGGCTAATTAAATGGGTTGGGCCACATGGGCCTACTTACAAACTGACCAGTTTGGAGTCTTGCAATGAAGCATTAAATGGTTTGCTACAACTAAATATATTGAGGGCTAAACTTTCGAAGTATGAATAATGTACAACTTTCACTACAAGAGGTACAAACTAAATGAACATGAATACTTTACGTTTGATAAATTTCTCTGGAAATGAAGTTTGAGATTTTATTTTAGCCATTGGTTTGAAATATGTGCTTGATTCATCTCATGTTTGCTATGCCATTTTCATGAAAATCTTGTGGCACAACTTTAATGATAAAAACTATGTGGTACAAATGTGAAAAATGATGCAGAATAAGACACGCCACTCGTGTTTTTCGCAGGGACTTGTTTCATTTTATTATGAAACGAACTCATATAAGGACAACAAAAACTACGACTGATGTTTACAAGACGTTGTCTTGTGTCCATTTCAATGCGTGTAATGAAATACAACTTTGATGGACAGCTTTTACCAGGCATTATTTCATTTTGTTTagaatatgcatatatatatatatatatatatatatatatatatatatatatatatatatatatatatatatatatatatatatatatatatatatatatatatatatatatatatatatatatatacacacaaacTATAGTCTCttatttaattttcatttttattaatttcTCTAAGATATACTTTAAGCTTTATTTTTGTGTGCCTCCTTTATGCATAATTGTTTGgatcaaaactttattttaatactTGTTTGATCTAGGTATAATtgttatgctatatgtatgtgatcGTGAACATTTCTAAATCATATTGTATATACGAATTGAAAATAACTTACTCTGCATATTAAAACacattaaagttatgtttttagtcgtttacataattttttttgtagtttttgtTTTGAATAATTGCAAACGAGTTCTAAGCaccttaaagttatgttttttgtcgcttacataattttttttatagtttttgtttttaATGCAAACGAGGTATCGGCCGCAACACGCGGGTTACTTAAATACTAGTTCTAATACAATATAAAAATGTTAAACACGATATATAAGAACGATATATAAGATACGAGTGAGTTTTAACATTCTAATATAGAATATTATAATGTTAAATACGATATATAAGATATGAATAcaaaatattagaatattataatattaaacaCGATATATAAAATACCAATGAGTTTTAATGGTCTAATGATaatattaaaatgttaaacacgATAAATACAAGTGTGAGTTTTAGCATTTAATTTAAACAcgataaatacaaaatattagaATGCTAAACCTAATGTTTTGCAACTTACCTTAGTGAATAGTGATGGTCCTATGCGAATGCAGCGTGGGACAATCAATTATACagtttcttatttatattttagcATCCCAGTTTTTCTTTTTACCGTTTGCATCCCTGTATTGTGGTTTTAAGGAACAATTGGTCCCTCAATTTATGAATTTTATTAAATGGGCCGAAAAATACAGGCTTTAACTCCTCATGGACCCATTCTTCTTTTTGCTCAGATTCAAGTACATTAGCCCATATGCTTTGTCAAAATTGTCTTTCTATTAAACTATGAGTCTATGACGCTTCATTTGATGTATTTATTAATTGAATTAATTGAATGTTTGGTCAGTTGTCTTCTAACATTCATTTAAACAATATTTCTAATCATGATAGCAGCTTGTATCTTCTCCATTCACGTTGACTTGTATCTTCTTCATTCACGTTGACTTGTTAATGATACTAGTAGCAAGAAGTTGTAACACAAGTTTTGCAAGAATCACACCATAATATTCTATCCCAAAGAAATTTCAGCCGACTGTTAACTTAGGTATTCAGTGGCCTACTCGCATATGAGAACCGACTCATTTAGAAACTGAACTCCCTAGACCAAGACTAACAATTAGAGGACACTCCGCAGTATAGTTGCATTATTCGAACATGAAATTGTTGTTTTGCCAGAACTCTAAAGATATCATCCTAAAATCATTTGAATTGAGGGACAGTTATAGCATGGCTGACCTTAAGGATGTGCAATAGGTGTGTTCACCAGTTTATTCAGgggatttgatttttttttacgtaaacttatttttttgttgcaaatcCGTCGTCAATTTGTTGGAATCAGTTGGCTTCTAGCACGGTTGTGTCAATAATTACCTTTGCTAATTAGttgtaaatgaacaatttttcgTATTTTTTATACTAGCGATTAATACCATTAGCGACAGTCTATTAGGTGTCGAATCTTATTGaatttttcttatgaaaacaaaAATTATATTTAGAAATCTATATTTACTCTTTATCTTTGTACAGGGCCTTGAAAGTTAATGAACCGGCCACAAAAAGGGTCCATGTGGTTGTATATTTGTTGCACTATCAATCCAACCTTTTTACTAACCATATAGTCCTTTTGTTTGTCATTTGTTACAGAGAAGGTCCTTGGTCCAAGTGAATGATCATAATACCatctttgatttctttttttattttttgaaatagtttgtaataaaaaaaaaaaaaaaaaaaaaaaaaaaagtctctCTATCTCAGGGGCAACCAAAACAATCACCCTTGTAAAGCACAACCCTCATAGTCTCAAGCAATTTTTAAAATCCGAGTCGACTCGGTAGGTCGAACTGTTTGGATTGAAACCCAGTGTAAAGAGCTACTCAACCATGAGCGGGTGGATTTGCTTCGGATTGAACAGGTCGGGTTTAATAAAAACCCAATTAAATTGTTGACCCGGAATCCATAAaggtttgtaaaaaaaattggaCAACCCACAAAGGCTTTGGGCTTCAAAATCCAAATTTAGCCCACAAAGGTTTTGAGATTGCATCTCTTAGCGACACGAATTAATATTTATTTCCCATGATTTGAGAAGGGAAAAAAAGTGTACACAATTCTAATTACTAGCTTAAAAGGAGTTTCATGGAAAATTTATTAACTTTAAATCCTCAAGGGTGAAAACTGCCAATAAAACTTTACTTTTTATAATTTTCAATTTCACCCCTTTTAGATTATGATTGTTTACTTTCTTCCCCCTTTTCCTCCACAAACAGACTAAGCTCACCTGAAATCCTCAAAAATGGCTCTAACCGTAAAAACCATTATCCAATTCCCAATTTTCGCTCCACCACCGTCtaaccaccaccacaaccaccgtCCGGCCACCGAAATCCGCTTCTCGCGGTGGAACAACGCCAACGCACAGAAATTCATCCGCCATGACCTTACTCAGAAAGAAACGGAAGACCAACTACGTTTCCACAAACGCTTCGAGTCCGCCGGAAGAATTGCCAATCTCCAACCCACCAACACCACGCCGCCGCCATTCAAGTCTACCGGGACGCCATCAGCACCTTCCCGCCCTTCAATTCCAGGTAAAAAGTCAAAATACTCAAAACCCCCTCAAAACCCTAAACCCTCATCTCATCCAGCATTCCAGCGAATTGTACGGCTTAGAAAAATTCCTAATCAAATCGAAGATGAAACCGGTATAAAAGTCGGTGACAACGGACTCTCATACATAATTCCTGAAGCCCCTTTTGAGTTTCAGTATAGTTATACAGAAACCCCCAAAGTTAAACCCATAAAACTCCGAGAGCCACCAATAGCACCATTTGGTCCGGGAACCATGCCGCGGCCGTGGACCGGGAAAAAGCCGCTGCCACCGGGCAAGAAGAAGATTGAATTTGATTCCTTTACTTTGCCTCCACCTCATAAGAAGGGGGTTAAGCCAGTTCAAGCTCCAGGTCCGTTTTTACCCGGGTCGGGTCCTAAGTATGTACAATCAAGAGAAGAGGTGTTGGGGGAGCCATTGTCTAAGGAGGAAATTGATGCTCTTATTAAAGGATGTTTAAAATCAGATAGACAATTGAATATGGGTATGTTTATGCTTTTCATTGGTTAATGATTTTGTTACATGATCGATCAATTGGCAAGAATACTTGTCTTTTCATCTACTAATGGAGTTTTAATATTTTAGGTAGAGATGGTTTGACACACAATATGTTGGACAATATTCATGCTCATTGGAAACGAAAGAGGGTTTGCAAAATCAAATGCAAAGGTGTATGCACAGTTGACATGGACAATGTACGCCAACAACTAGAGGTTGGTTAcactattctttttttttttctcttttttttttttctaaaacattCATCATGTAACAGGAAAAAACAGGAGGGAAAATAATATATAGCAAAGGAGGAGTTATATATCTTTTCAGGGGTAGAAATTATAATTACAAAACTCGCCCTATTTTTCCTCTTATGTTATGGAAACCCATTACCCCTGTCTACCCTCGGTTAATCCAACGGGTTCCAGAGGGACTAACACTTGAAGAAGCAAATGAAATGCGCAAAAAAGGACGCGAATTAACCCCAATATGCAAGCTTGGTAAGCCCATGTATTTGCAATTTCTTTTTTTTATAGACTTTATTGTGTTTTGTATATCAAGGAAATTGATtataaatcgttttttttttgtgtgttttaggGAAAAATGGGGTTTATTGTGACCTTGTTAGAAATGTTAGAGAGGCATTTGAAGCATGTGATATTGTAAGAATAAATTGTGAAGGAATGAATGGGAGTGATTATCGAAGGATTGGTGCAAAATTAAAGGTATGTGAGAAATTGATGTTTTTGTTTGTTGTTGagtgtaagggtaaaatggtcatttacaaaTTTGCCCTCATTTGGTAATATATCATTTTCAACATTTCAGGATCTTGTCCCGTGTGTCTTGATTTCATTCGAGCATGAACACATCCTCATGTGGAGAGGGCGATCTTGGAAATCAATGTTCACACAAGAAAACGAGCCCCATGAAGTAAACAATTCCAATTCCAATGCCCATTCCAATTCCGATTCCGATTCCGATCTTAAAGATTCCATTGTACCATCTCTAGAATCATCACCCGAAAGCGTAACAAAAGAAGATTGCGATAAAACCGAAATCATAATTTCTACACCCGAGAACATCGAAGACGAGACAAAATCATCATCTACTATATCTGAAAATAACAATCAAGAATGTTTAGAGGGAGTGGTATCACTCTTAAAGCAGGCAGTACAAGAGGGAATTGCAACCGTTCTTGATGATTCCTGTTTGGATGCCGATGCGGTTTATGCAAAGGCAGTTGCGTTTGCGGAATCCGCGATTCCGGGGCCGGCTTTTAGACACCATCGGGTTAAGAAGACAGGAATTGAGACAACGGAAAGCAATGGGGAAGAGGTCGGAATAGTGGTTTCCGAGGTTAAAGAAGGTGAGAAAGGTAAGAAAACTAATTCTAGGACTAGAAAGAAGGATTTGAAGGAGAATTATTTAGACGTGGTCCCACAAGCTACACTTAGAGTGGATGAATTGGCTAAGCTTCTAGGTTAAATTATGTGCTCTTATTGCATTGGGTATATATATGTTCAAGattcttgtattttttttttgtttcttttcatTGGTATTTTAATATAGTTATCCAACCATAACATTATTTATTACAAGTTTGAGTAATCTAAGTGATTGCTACACAAGCCCGGCCCTCACATTTCGAGGCCTTGTGCAAAAACTAAAATGAGGCCCCATAAAATTTTTTTGTAAATATTATTAACTACATTTGCTAccactaattcaaaacataaaattactaaaaaaaacatCTCATAAATTCACCACCACAAAATAATGTCTTCATCACTCATTAGTAATCAAATAAAACTGTAACACTGTTataaacaacttttcaaaaaaaaaaaaaaaaaaaaacaacgcgTTATTATTTTCTAAACATTGACCTTCTAGCATTTTTAGAAGAAAATTCATTATGAGACTTTCATAATCAATATTCTCAAGAAACTCGTTCTCAATCGAAATCAATGCCAAAGCGTTTAATCTCTCTCGAGACATGGTCGAGCATAAATAAGATTTTAAAAGCTTTAGTTTTGAAAAGCTTCTTTCCGCTAATGCAATTGTAATAGGAACAGTCAAtaatattttgtatgctagacaAGAAACTAGATAAGTGCTCATCATTTTTAGGAAATTTAGTATTCCGTTAGCTATATTGTGTTCAACCGGTAAATGTTTTTGTAACAACTCCAGTTCGTTGAATAAATCATCAACATCAATGTTTTAGATATGCCCATTTTGCAGCCTCTTTTCTAGATTTTTGCAACATGACTTTAAGTCGCTAGTATTCATTGACTTCAACTTTTCTGCTGTGAATAAGAAACCAAAAATGTCTTCATATTGTTTGTATTGTTCAAACCTTCGCTCCAATGAACCAATAGCTTGATCAACTGTGTACACAAAATAATCCTAAATGACTCTTGAGGTGAAAGTTCTGTACCGGCTCTGATGACCCAATGTCATTCTCATCAAAATGTCTTTTTTTAAcaacttttcttttattatttttctcaacAAACATTGGATCAATTTCCGAATAAGAAGCTATAGCTCTCGCACAATCTAAATCCTTCTCAAACCCATTCTCTCGATAGtctttaaaaaaatcaataagtGCTCCCACACTATTCATTGCCTTATCAATACGCATAGTCTCAGACTAAAGTTGTTTGCACAGGTTATTTACTTTAGCCAATATATGATATCATATAACCATACCTGTTATAAAATCAAATCTTCCAAGTTCATACTCTGCTAGGCAAGTAGCTTCACTTATGATCTTTATGTCTGTCTCTTCTTCAACAAGTTTATGCAGAGCATTTACTATTTCAGGAGCTTGAGTAACTATTGCTTTCACACTTTCAATCCTACTTTCCCACCTTGTAGTTGACAATGATTTTAAAGTGAGACTTTGTTTCGGTAATATGTCTTTTAAAATTTTCCACCTTTTTGTCGAATCAGCAAACAATGTATAAATACGTTGAACAACTCCAAAAAACTTTGATGCTTTTTCACAAGAGTTTGCCATATCTGACCATGTCAAGTTAAGAGAATGTGAAGCACACGGGGTGTAAAATGTTCTAGGATTAATATCCAAAAGTTTTCTTTGTACACCTTTATGTTTTCCCTTCATGTTGGATCCATTGTGATAACTTTGCCCTCTGATATTATCGATGTCAAGATCAAGATCTTGTAGTAAGCTTTCCAATGAGTCAAATAACCCCTGCTCTGTGGTGTCACAAACaattaaaaattacaaaaaatattcTTCAACCTTTATAGGAGTGGAAGATACATCAACACACCTCAATATCAGTGTCATTTGTTCTTGTTTGCTAATATCTGGAGTACAATCCAATATTACTGCATAGTACTTAGCTTCCTTAACTCTTTTCACAATTGTATCTTTAATTTCAGAAGCGAGCAAAAAAATTAACTCGTTTTGTATCTTGTGACTCAAATAATGATAATGAATATCATTATTTTGTATCCTTCGAATATGCTCAGCCAATACTAAATCCCACTCTTCGATCATTTCAACTAAAGCCGTAAAGTTGCCATTATTTTCATCATACAACTTCTCATTACTTCCACGAAATGCCAAGCCTTGTTTGGATAAAAATTTCACTAATGCAAtcaaccttcttaataccttccTTCAATGTTTAGTCTTTTTCTTGATTTCGTATTGAAAAGTTTTATCAATAACTTTGTTAGTTTCTAGCCTTGCACGTAAGTCAAACCAAAGAGACATATTATGGATATGTTCCGCACTACTTTCATGCATCTTCAAAGTACGGGAAAGATGCCCCCAATCGTTTATCCCCTCATGTGCTAGATTACTTGCTtgtggtttcttcttaaacaacATACAAGAGAAACAAAATACTTTATCAAGATCCTTATAGTAAACAAGCCAATCTCTATGATGCTTCTCCCCGTTTGGTGTAACATCTGTGTttatgggcttgtcattaatgttgatataatagtctaagttaacctttgtaacccgttttaaaataatagaagtgtattatttgagtgttatgtgttttgtgcttaattgtgtgtcttaatttaattaagaataaaaataagcgtcaaaatgaaatattagataaagccgatatttatggataatgttgtagtagttgaaactaggtttccgaatatataaagaatgtcgaaattcgagttataacgaagaaattatgacctgtcgaagtttcgcgacagaaccgacaacgctgaatgacgtaaaaagtgaaatttacgtcaGAGCGATAttcagccttagcgatctaaaagcaagtcgtagagttcgttaagccgagagcgtgcataaaaagaatgcccaaatctgacttcgtatgaggaaattatgatttttctaagtttcagctaagcagtatgcagcccgaaactcgaattcgagatcgagtgattgttggtcgaaacaatctaaacgagaatcgaggatctcgttgatagtagtgcattggtgaaaagacagacgaaaacgaacgtcagatgaagaagttatgattttataacggagttttcctgtcccggcctactaaaaataaataataaaaataaagtcaaaattagccgacagagtctcaacgaaagttgtaaagcgtagtctcacctacgtgtggatataaagaacgtcaaaagcggagctcgtatgcgaaagttatgaatttttgaagatcgtggcacgcataccaaagcttatccgaaggagtcGTTGATCCTATCCGAACTACGTCCAACGTAgagctgtacgcccagcgtacaccgaAGCGTGAcccgcctcgcactcgagtgctccgatgacgcatgcagtgacgaattcggagtacgccccacgtaccggagcattacgcccaacgtaatgcgaggcttcagcctctataaaaggcatgcgagggcagccgattcttttgcccaaattctctcctctctctctctctcccgttttgcatcatttTGTGTGCAACTTATATTCAGAAGCCCtgatattattcccgagccccgaagcaattcccgaagccccgaagatcccgagaagtgaaattcccgagccgaagctctgcccgcgaggagcccggtttttgtgaagatcttccagatctaccgaagaatactacttctacaagtcgtaatgctgtccgatcatcttctgatcaagtgagtgtgtagttactttcttttaacgcataattacgaagtattttatacgaaatacgtgttatgtgtatatttagttgttatatgtgtgaatgtatattcattctcttctatctcatagatatgatttattctctatgaaatacgtgctatgggtatatgtctcatctgttgtttggaatatgtattgaatgagaatgttatactggttt is part of the Lactuca sativa cultivar Salinas chromosome 7, Lsat_Salinas_v11, whole genome shotgun sequence genome and harbors:
- the LOC111883802 gene encoding CRS2-associated factor 1, chloroplastic — translated: MALTVKTIIQFPIFAPPPSNHHHNHRPATEIRFSRWNNANAQKFIRHDLTQKETEDQLRFHKRFESAGRIANLQPTNTTPPPFKSTGTPSAPSRPSIPGKKSKYSKPPQNPKPSSHPAFQRIVRLRKIPNQIEDETGIKVGDNGLSYIIPEAPFEFQYSYTETPKVKPIKLREPPIAPFGPGTMPRPWTGKKPLPPGKKKIEFDSFTLPPPHKKGVKPVQAPGPFLPGSGPKYVQSREEVLGEPLSKEEIDALIKGCLKSDRQLNMGRDGLTHNMLDNIHAHWKRKRVCKIKCKGVCTVDMDNVRQQLEEKTGGKIIYSKGGVIYLFRGRNYNYKTRPIFPLMLWKPITPVYPRLIQRVPEGLTLEEANEMRKKGRELTPICKLGKNGVYCDLVRNVREAFEACDIVRINCEGMNGSDYRRIGAKLKDLVPCVLISFEHEHILMWRGRSWKSMFTQENEPHEVNNSNSNAHSNSDSDSDLKDSIVPSLESSPESVTKEDCDKTEIIISTPENIEDETKSSSTISENNNQECLEGVVSLLKQAVQEGIATVLDDSCLDADAVYAKAVAFAESAIPGPAFRHHRVKKTGIETTESNGEEVGIVVSEVKEGEKGKKTNSRTRKKDLKENYLDVVPQATLRVDELAKLLG